From a region of the Panicum virgatum strain AP13 chromosome 2K, P.virgatum_v5, whole genome shotgun sequence genome:
- the LOC120664315 gene encoding chromatin remodeling protein EBS-like, which translates to MAKSRPPKRILESYTIKGSDKVIKPGDCVLMRAYDAPKPPYVARVEAIEAAGSRGTNVRVRVRWYYRPEESIGGRRPFHGSKEVFLSDHYDVQSADTIEGKCNVHSFRTYTKLDSVNAEDFFCRFEYKSATGSFVPDRIAVFCKCEMPYNPDDLMIQCEECSDWFHPACIGMTIKEAKKLEHFFCQTCTAENGKMAENSHEATAQSEEKPVESKRRRR; encoded by the exons atgGCCAAGTCGCGGCCGCCCAAGCGGATCCTCGAGTCCTATACCATCAAGGGATCCGACAAAGTCATCAAGC CTGGCGATTGTGTGCTAATGAGAGCATATGATGCACCAAAGCCACCCTATGTGGCAAGAGTTGAGGCAATTGAGGCAGCAGGATCTCGAGGCACAAATGTGAGAGTACGAGTCAGATGGTATTATAGGCCTGAGGAGTCCATTGGTGGGAGGCGTCCTTTTCACGGTTCCAAGGAGGTCTTCCTCTCTGACCACTATGATGTACAAAGCGCTGACACGATCGAAGGGAAGTGCAATGTCCACAGCTTCCGGACTTATACAAAGCTTGATTCTGTCAATGCTGAGGATTTCTTCTGCCGCTTTGAGTATAAATCAGCGACAGGCAGCTTCGTGCCCGACCGGATTGCTGT GTTTTGCAAGTGTGAGATGCCATACAACCCTGATGATCTTATGATCCAATGTGAGGAATGTTCTGATTG GTTTCACCCTGCTTGCATTGGGATGACTATCAAAGAAGCAAAGAAACTTGAACATTTTTTCTGCCAGACTTGTACAGCCGAAAATGGGAAGATGGCAGAGAATTCTCATGAAGCTACAGCACAATCAGAAGAAAAG CCAGTGGAGTCAAAAAGACGGAGAAGATGA